CGGGCGTCAAGGTCGTCGGCACGGCCGGCGGCACGCGTCACGAGTTGCTGCGCCGGCACGGCGCCGTACCGGTCACCTATGGCGACGGGCTGCTCGACCGGCTGCGCGAGGCGGCGCCGTCCGGGGTGGACGGCGTGTTCGACGTCGCCGGCACCGACGAAGCCATCGACGCGTCCCTCGAGCTCGTCAGCGACCCGGCGCAGATCGTTTCGGCGGTGGCGTTCGGCCGCGCGGCCGCCGGGATCCGGCTGATCGGCGGCGGACCGGGGGCCGATCCCGGCACCGAGATCCGGGGCGAGGCGTGGCGGACGCTGCTGCCGCTCGCGGCGCAGGGACGGCTCGAACTCCCGATCGGCCGGACGTTCCCGCTGTCCGAAGCAGCGGCCGCGCACGAGCTGGTGGCCGGCGGTCACCCCGGCGGCAAGGTCGTGCTCCTGCCCTGACCGTCCCTGGGCCCGGGCCCGCGCGGGATCCGGGCCCACGACGTCCTCACCGCTCACGGCGTGCGGTGGTGGCCAACGGCGTGGGCCCACGGTCGAGAAGATGTTTCAGGACGGTGGGATTGCCGGGATACCCGCTGCGGTCGTAGTGAGCGAACATCGTCAGCATCTCCAGCGCGGTCGGGAGGGGCAGCTCCGGCGGAAGCGGCCACTGCAAGGGCGAAACGTGCTCGGCCCGCAGGTCCACGCCGGTGGCCTGCCCGATCCGCTGGATCATCTCGCCCGCGGTCAGCCGTTCCGGCCCGGCCAGCTCGTAGCTCGCATAGACGTGCTCACCCGGCTCGGCGCAGACCAGGCCGATGACTTCCGCCACGTCACGGAGATCGACGAGCTGGAACGACGCCGTGGGCCGGAACGGAAGCCGGACCACGCCGTCGCGAGGGGCCTGCACGAACC
This window of the Amycolatopsis balhimycina FH 1894 genome carries:
- a CDS encoding NADP-dependent oxidoreductase; this translates as MTIEVRAAGVNPFDTKVYSGAFGTDPATLPISLGVEVAGVVTAVGDGATGPAGPLSVGDEVVARPSGGYATAVTVKAAVVVPKPAEVSWEVASGLLAAGGTAVHALTLLDLKEGQTLVVHGASGAVGLLAVQLAVAAGVKVVGTAGGTRHELLRRHGAVPVTYGDGLLDRLREAAPSGVDGVFDVAGTDEAIDASLELVSDPAQIVSAVAFGRAAAGIRLIGGGPGADPGTEIRGEAWRTLLPLAAQGRLELPIGRTFPLSEAAAAHELVAGGHPGGKVVLLP